The following proteins come from a genomic window of Streptomyces sp. Sge12:
- a CDS encoding DUF5956 family protein has protein sequence MSWDEDGTPHPLALRRTGRSELEPDRLPEMRELEVLGWEPAPEDLRWVFLPYVWPPAARTWIPDRSTHWAVDTSLDGRGHITGVECAPLPEPDLRDLDREADEALAALGLPPRPRGRLWLLRPVGPFNTVGALLAHLDALASAAPAESLLALTRTTLAELAEP, from the coding sequence ATGTCGTGGGACGAGGACGGAACACCACACCCGCTCGCACTGCGCCGCACCGGCCGCAGCGAACTGGAGCCGGACCGGCTGCCCGAGATGCGGGAGCTGGAGGTGCTCGGCTGGGAGCCGGCGCCCGAGGACCTGCGCTGGGTGTTCCTCCCGTACGTCTGGCCCCCCGCGGCCCGCACCTGGATCCCCGACCGCTCCACCCACTGGGCGGTGGACACCTCCCTCGACGGCCGCGGCCACATCACCGGCGTGGAGTGCGCCCCGCTGCCCGAGCCCGACCTCCGGGACCTCGACCGGGAGGCCGACGAGGCACTCGCCGCGCTCGGCCTCCCGCCCCGCCCGCGCGGCCGCCTCTGGCTGCTCCGCCCGGTCGGCCCCTTCAACACCGTCGGCGCGCTGCTGGCCCACCTCGACGCCCTGGCCTCCGCGGCCCCCGCCGAATCCCTCCTCGCCCTGACCCGGACCACCCTCGCGGAGCTCGCCGAGCCCTGA
- a CDS encoding Pr6Pr family membrane protein, which produces MTAPSRLVPAVFRGLICAAAVAGLVIDCAYGSVPVVLSYFTIWTNILVAVVLGASAARARQGRPDIAPLYRGGVLLFILITGLVFHLVLANPSSPFNVVAELDRLTGARAVANQLLHTVTPAGVLLDFLLLTAPRTLRPRHAALWLAYPLAYAAFALTRGALLAPGTARRYPYPFIDVAQYGYARVAVNALVLGAAFYTLGLVLVAADHYRPRSRLAPRPPRENRISSPARGPLK; this is translated from the coding sequence ATGACCGCACCGTCGCGCCTCGTCCCGGCGGTGTTCCGCGGTCTGATCTGCGCGGCGGCCGTGGCGGGGCTGGTGATCGACTGCGCGTACGGGAGCGTGCCCGTCGTCCTGAGCTACTTCACCATCTGGACGAACATCCTGGTCGCGGTCGTCCTCGGGGCGTCCGCGGCGCGCGCCCGGCAGGGCCGGCCCGACATCGCTCCCCTCTACCGGGGCGGAGTGCTGCTCTTCATCCTGATCACCGGGCTCGTCTTCCACCTGGTCCTCGCCAACCCGTCGAGCCCGTTCAACGTCGTCGCCGAACTCGACAGGCTCACCGGCGCCCGGGCCGTGGCCAACCAGCTCCTCCACACGGTCACCCCGGCCGGCGTCCTCCTGGACTTCCTCCTCCTCACCGCCCCGCGCACCCTGCGCCCGCGCCACGCCGCGCTGTGGCTGGCGTACCCGCTGGCGTACGCGGCCTTCGCGCTGACCCGCGGCGCCCTGCTCGCCCCCGGCACCGCCCGCCGGTACCCGTACCCCTTCATCGACGTGGCCCAGTACGGCTACGCCCGCGTGGCCGTGAACGCCCTGGTCCTGGGCGCCGCCTTCTACACCCTCGGCCTCGTCCTGGTCGCGGCGGACCACTACCGCCCACGGTCGCGCCTGGCCCCGCGACCGCCCCGCGAAAACCGGATTTCGTCTCCGGCGAGAGGTCCGCTAAAGTAA
- a CDS encoding SURF1 family protein — protein sequence MHRFLLTPRWWGINVFVALAVPFCLFMGSWQLGRFEDRVDSHREASAERPADQVAEPLESLLPVDKTTSGRLAAAAGEYGDQLLVPERRLDGESGFYVLTLLKTDSGKAVPVVRGWLPGAADPAKAPAPPTGRVEVTGALQASENSGTKGAHTQGGLPAGQLGVIGAASLVNLVAYDLYDAWLTVQTPSDGMVPVPAQAPTNTGLDLKAFQNLGYTGEWFVFAAFVLFMWFRLYRREVETIRDAEAGLVAPAA from the coding sequence GTGCACCGGTTTCTCCTGACCCCGCGCTGGTGGGGGATCAACGTCTTCGTCGCGCTCGCCGTCCCCTTCTGCCTGTTCATGGGTTCCTGGCAGCTCGGCCGTTTCGAGGACCGCGTCGACAGCCACCGGGAGGCGTCCGCCGAGCGGCCCGCCGACCAGGTGGCCGAGCCCCTGGAGTCGCTGCTCCCGGTCGACAAGACGACTTCCGGGCGGCTGGCCGCCGCGGCCGGGGAGTACGGCGACCAGCTGCTGGTGCCCGAGCGCCGACTGGACGGCGAGTCCGGGTTCTACGTGCTGACCCTGCTGAAGACCGACTCCGGCAAGGCCGTCCCGGTGGTCCGGGGCTGGCTGCCGGGGGCGGCGGATCCCGCGAAGGCGCCGGCCCCGCCCACCGGGCGGGTCGAGGTCACCGGGGCCCTGCAGGCGTCGGAGAACTCCGGCACCAAGGGCGCCCACACCCAGGGCGGGCTGCCGGCCGGGCAGCTCGGGGTGATCGGGGCGGCCTCGCTGGTCAACCTCGTCGCCTACGACCTGTACGACGCCTGGCTGACCGTGCAGACCCCGTCGGACGGGATGGTTCCGGTGCCTGCGCAGGCGCCGACGAACACCGGGCTCGACCTGAAGGCCTTCCAGAACCTCGGCTACACCGGCGAGTGGTTCGTCTTCGCCGCCTTCGTGCTCTTCATGTGGTTCCGGCTCTACCGCCGCGAGGTGGAGACCATCCGCGACGCCGAAGCCGGCCTGGTGGCACCCGCCGCGTAG
- a CDS encoding SigE family RNA polymerase sigma factor, protein MAEALLEPVVRPAQIGIIPSRRGLRAPGGGFPVIVPVPPAGPSEAPVRTAVPILGGLVPAPRDSAEADGAAKSETAEVVAGTTVDHLTATYQAHYRSLLGLAALLLDDTASCEDVVQEAFIRVHSARNRVRDREKTLAYLRQTVVNLSRSALRRRILGLKLLSKPMPDMASAEEGAYDQLERDDLIKAMRGLQRRQREVLVLRYFADMTEAQVAETLGISLGSVKAYGSRGIAALRVAMEAAQS, encoded by the coding sequence GTGGCAGAGGCACTGCTCGAACCAGTCGTCCGACCGGCGCAGATCGGGATCATCCCGTCGCGCCGGGGTCTCCGCGCGCCCGGCGGCGGTTTCCCCGTGATCGTGCCCGTCCCGCCGGCGGGGCCGTCAGAGGCGCCCGTACGGACCGCCGTACCGATCCTGGGCGGCCTCGTGCCCGCACCGCGCGACAGCGCTGAGGCGGACGGAGCAGCCAAGAGCGAGACGGCCGAGGTGGTGGCCGGCACCACCGTCGACCACCTCACCGCGACCTATCAGGCGCACTACCGCTCGCTCCTGGGCCTGGCCGCGCTGCTCCTCGACGACACCGCCTCCTGCGAGGACGTGGTCCAGGAGGCCTTCATCCGGGTGCACTCCGCCCGCAACCGGGTCCGCGACCGGGAGAAGACCCTGGCGTACCTGCGCCAGACCGTCGTGAACCTCTCGCGGTCCGCCCTGCGCCGCCGCATCCTCGGCCTCAAGCTGCTCTCGAAGCCGATGCCCGACATGGCGAGCGCCGAAGAGGGCGCGTACGACCAGCTGGAGCGGGACGATCTGATCAAGGCGATGCGCGGGCTGCAGCGCCGCCAGCGCGAGGTGCTGGTCCTGCGCTACTTCGCGGACATGACGGAGGCCCAGGTCGCCGAGACGCTCGGGATATCGCTCGGCTCGGTGAAGGCGTACGGATCGCGGGGCATTGCCGCGCTGCGGGTGGCGATGGAGGCTGCGCAGTCATGA
- a CDS encoding YbaB/EbfC family nucleoid-associated protein — protein MIPGGGQPNMQQLLQQAQKMQQDLAAAQEELAHAEVEGQAGGGLVRATVTGSGELRALVIDPKAVDPEDTETLADLVVAAVQAANENAQALQQQKLGPLAQGLGGGSGIPGLPF, from the coding sequence GTGATTCCCGGTGGTGGCCAGCCCAACATGCAGCAGCTGCTCCAGCAGGCCCAGAAGATGCAGCAGGATCTCGCGGCCGCGCAGGAGGAGCTCGCACACGCCGAGGTCGAGGGCCAGGCGGGCGGCGGTCTGGTGCGGGCGACCGTCACCGGTTCCGGCGAGCTGCGTGCCCTGGTGATCGACCCGAAGGCCGTGGACCCCGAGGACACGGAGACGCTCGCCGACCTGGTGGTCGCCGCGGTGCAGGCGGCCAACGAGAATGCGCAGGCGCTCCAGCAGCAGAAGCTGGGCCCCCTGGCCCAGGGCCTGGGCGGCGGCAGCGGTATCCCCGGCCTCCCGTTCTAG
- a CDS encoding DUF5063 domain-containing protein, protein MSDATLHALGQDPDDFAASIADQIESFIVAVTEVAKGEDPDSAVPFLLLEVSQLLLAGGRLGAYQDVLPDERYEPDLGPEPDVDDLRERFAIMLEPVDVYSEVFDPYEPRKAPVAHRISDDLADVVADLRHGLIHHQSGRITEALWWWQFSYFTNWGPTASATLRALQSLIAHVRLDQPLAALDGLDTDEDLAEDDLAEQAGAVMAEELGGLGRK, encoded by the coding sequence ATGTCTGACGCAACGCTGCACGCCCTCGGCCAGGATCCGGACGACTTCGCCGCCTCGATCGCGGACCAGATCGAGTCGTTCATCGTTGCCGTCACCGAAGTGGCCAAGGGCGAGGACCCGGACAGTGCGGTGCCCTTCCTCCTCCTGGAGGTGTCCCAGCTGCTGCTGGCGGGCGGCCGGCTGGGCGCGTACCAGGACGTGCTGCCGGACGAGCGGTACGAGCCCGATCTCGGCCCGGAGCCGGACGTGGACGACCTGCGCGAGCGGTTCGCGATCATGCTGGAGCCGGTCGACGTCTACTCCGAGGTGTTCGACCCCTACGAGCCGCGCAAGGCCCCGGTGGCGCACCGGATCTCCGACGACCTGGCCGACGTGGTCGCCGACCTGCGGCACGGGCTCATCCACCACCAGTCGGGCCGCATCACGGAGGCGCTGTGGTGGTGGCAGTTCTCGTACTTCACCAACTGGGGTCCGACGGCCTCGGCCACCCTGCGCGCCCTCCAGTCGCTGATCGCCCACGTACGCCTGGACCAGCCGCTGGCCGCCCTGGACGGCCTGGACACGGACGAGGACCTGGCCGAGGACGATCTCGCGGAGCAGGCCGGAGCGGTGATGGCCGAGGAGCTCGGTGGTCTCGGCCGCAAGTGA
- a CDS encoding aspartate kinase, which translates to MGLVVQKYGGSSVADAEGIKRVAKRIVDAKKNGHQVVVVVSAMGDTTDELIDLAEQVSPMPAGREFDMLLTAGERISMALLAMAIKNLGHEAQSFTGSQAGVITDSVHNKARIIDVTPGRIRTALDEGNIAIVAGFQGVSADSKDITTLGRGGSDTTAVALAAALDAEVCEIYTDVDGVFTADPRVVKKARKIDWISSEDMLELAASGSKVLLHRCVEYARRYNIPIHVRSSFSGLPGTWVSNENPQGDAQVEHAIISGVAHDVSEAKITVVGVPDKPGEAAAIFRAIADAEINIDMIVQNVSAASTGLTDISFTLPKAEGHKAIEALEKAKGAIGFDSLRYDDQIGKISLVGAGMKTNPGVTASFFQALSDAGVNIELISTSEIRISVVTRQDDVNEAVRAVHTAFGLDSDSDEAVVYGGTGR; encoded by the coding sequence GTGGGCCTTGTCGTGCAGAAGTACGGAGGCTCCTCCGTAGCCGATGCCGAGGGCATCAAGCGTGTTGCCAAGCGGATCGTGGATGCCAAGAAGAACGGCCACCAGGTGGTCGTCGTGGTTTCCGCGATGGGCGACACGACGGACGAGCTGATCGATCTCGCCGAGCAGGTATCCCCGATGCCGGCCGGGCGCGAATTCGACATGCTGCTGACCGCCGGAGAGCGGATCTCCATGGCCCTGCTGGCCATGGCGATCAAAAACCTGGGCCACGAGGCCCAGTCGTTCACCGGTAGCCAGGCAGGCGTGATCACCGACTCGGTCCACAACAAAGCGCGCATCATCGATGTCACGCCGGGCCGAATCCGCACCGCGCTGGACGAGGGCAACATCGCCATCGTCGCCGGCTTCCAGGGCGTGTCCGCGGACTCCAAGGACATCACCACCCTCGGCCGGGGCGGCTCGGACACCACTGCCGTCGCCCTCGCCGCGGCGCTGGACGCCGAGGTCTGCGAGATCTACACCGACGTCGACGGCGTCTTCACCGCGGACCCCCGCGTCGTGAAGAAGGCCCGGAAGATCGACTGGATCTCCTCCGAGGACATGCTGGAGCTCGCGGCCTCCGGCTCCAAGGTGCTGCTGCACCGCTGCGTCGAGTACGCGCGCCGCTACAACATCCCGATCCACGTCCGCTCGTCCTTCTCCGGACTGCCGGGCACCTGGGTCAGCAACGAGAATCCGCAAGGGGACGCGCAGGTGGAGCACGCCATCATCTCCGGAGTCGCGCACGACGTCTCCGAAGCCAAGATCACGGTCGTCGGTGTCCCGGACAAGCCGGGCGAGGCCGCGGCGATCTTCCGCGCCATCGCGGACGCCGAGATCAACATCGACATGATCGTGCAGAACGTCTCCGCGGCCTCCACGGGCCTCACGGACATCTCCTTCACCCTCCCCAAGGCCGAGGGCCACAAGGCCATCGAGGCCCTGGAGAAGGCGAAGGGAGCGATCGGCTTCGACTCGCTGCGCTACGACGACCAGATCGGCAAGATCTCCCTGGTCGGCGCGGGCATGAAGACGAACCCGGGCGTCACCGCCTCGTTCTTCCAGGCGCTGTCCGACGCGGGCGTGAACATCGAGCTGATCTCGACCTCCGAGATCCGCATCTCCGTCGTCACCCGCCAGGACGACGTCAACGAGGCCGTCCGCGCCGTGCACACGGCCTTCGGCCTCGACTCCGACAGCGACGAGGCCGTCGTCTACGGAGGCACCGGACGATGA
- a CDS encoding aspartate-semialdehyde dehydrogenase yields the protein MTRTRSSGPALAVVGATGAVGSVLLQMLSQRADVWGEIRLIASARSAGRMLTVRGEESEVVALTEDAFDGLGPGDIAVFLTPADISARWAPVVTARGAVVIDASAAFREDPEVPLVVPEVNGHAARIRPRGIVAGPDCVTATMIAALGALHSEYSLRDLAVSSYQAASAVGRAGSEVLRRQQSLVAGTSLGEQPGDVRRAVGEDTGPFAAPLALNVVPWSGELRADGWSSHELAVRGETRRILDLEQLPVSVTCVQVPVLIGHSLTVRARFEREVEAPHAREILEAAPGVVLVDDPAAGEFPTPVDAAGTDPAWVGRVRASLDDPYALEFFVCADNLRKGAALNATQIAELIAGEFA from the coding sequence ATGACCCGCACCCGGTCCTCCGGCCCGGCGCTCGCCGTGGTCGGGGCGACCGGAGCAGTCGGTTCGGTCCTGCTCCAGATGCTGTCCCAGCGTGCGGACGTGTGGGGCGAGATCCGCCTGATCGCCTCCGCCCGCTCGGCCGGCCGCATGCTGACCGTGCGCGGGGAGGAGAGCGAGGTGGTCGCCCTCACCGAGGACGCCTTCGACGGCCTCGGACCGGGCGACATCGCCGTCTTCCTCACCCCGGCCGACATCTCGGCCCGGTGGGCGCCCGTCGTGACCGCGCGCGGCGCGGTCGTCATCGACGCCTCCGCCGCCTTCCGCGAGGACCCCGAGGTCCCGCTGGTGGTGCCCGAGGTCAACGGGCACGCCGCACGGATCCGGCCGCGCGGGATCGTCGCCGGTCCGGACTGCGTGACCGCCACCATGATCGCGGCGCTGGGCGCACTGCACTCCGAGTACTCCCTGCGCGACCTGGCCGTCTCCTCGTACCAGGCCGCCAGCGCCGTCGGCCGGGCCGGCTCCGAGGTGCTGCGACGCCAACAGTCGCTGGTCGCCGGCACCTCCCTGGGCGAGCAGCCCGGGGACGTGCGCCGCGCCGTCGGCGAGGACACCGGCCCCTTCGCCGCCCCGCTCGCGCTCAACGTCGTGCCCTGGTCCGGCGAACTGCGCGCGGACGGCTGGTCCTCGCACGAACTGGCGGTGCGCGGCGAGACGCGCCGGATCCTGGACCTGGAGCAGCTCCCGGTGTCGGTGACCTGCGTCCAGGTGCCGGTGCTGATCGGGCACTCGCTGACCGTGCGGGCCCGGTTCGAGCGCGAGGTGGAGGCCCCGCACGCCCGGGAGATCCTGGAGGCCGCGCCCGGCGTGGTGCTCGTGGACGACCCCGCGGCGGGGGAGTTCCCCACGCCCGTGGACGCCGCCGGGACGGATCCCGCCTGGGTGGGACGGGTGCGGGCCTCGCTCGACGACCCGTACGCCCTGGAGTTCTTCGTGTGCGCCGACAATCTCCGCAAGGGCGCAGCGCTGAATGCCACACAGATCGCGGAACTGATCGCGGGTGAATTTGCGTAA
- a CDS encoding S9 family peptidase, translating to MTSDSEMTPDMPDWEKRFRAPRVGLPDWAEDAPDRSLFVSNATGTFEIYAWDRATGGQRQATDRPNGTTDGTLSPDGEWIWWFSDTDGDEFGTWVRQPFAGGPDEPATPGLEPSYPAGLAIGRDGTAVVGRSTDEGGSTVHVVRPDGSAPTVIYRHRESAGVGDLSRDGTLVAVEHTEHGDAMHSSLRVLTLDGSTVAELDDSAGGTKELGLEVLGFAPVVGDTRLLVGHQRRGRWEPMIWDVATGAEEELAIELPGDVSAEWYPDGSALLVAHSFEARSELWRYDLAAGELVRVDTPPGSVSGATARPDGTVEYLWSSAAEPSTVRSTAGGVVLDPPGFRAPGSLPVQDVWVEGPGGRIHALAQRPAGHGEGPFPTIFEIHGGPTWHDSDSFASTPAAWLDHGFAVVRVNYRGSTGYGREWTDALKHRVGLIELEDIEAVRAWAVSSGLADPARLVLSGGSWGGYLALLGLGTQPDAWAVGLAAVPVADYVTAYHDEMEALKALDRTLFGGTPEEVPERFEASSPLTYVDAVKAPVHIAAGVNDPRCPIRQIDNYVDRLAARGAVHEVYRYDAGHGSLVVEERIKQVRMELEFALKHLPH from the coding sequence ATGACCAGCGACAGCGAGATGACCCCCGACATGCCCGACTGGGAGAAGCGGTTCCGGGCACCGCGCGTCGGGCTCCCCGACTGGGCCGAGGACGCCCCGGACCGTTCGCTCTTCGTCTCCAACGCGACCGGGACCTTCGAGATCTACGCCTGGGACCGCGCGACCGGCGGGCAGCGACAGGCCACCGACCGCCCCAACGGCACCACCGACGGCACCCTCTCCCCCGACGGCGAGTGGATCTGGTGGTTCTCCGACACCGACGGCGACGAGTTCGGCACCTGGGTGCGCCAGCCCTTCGCGGGCGGCCCCGACGAACCGGCCACCCCGGGCCTGGAGCCCTCGTACCCCGCCGGGCTGGCCATCGGGCGGGACGGGACGGCCGTCGTGGGGCGCTCCACCGACGAGGGCGGCTCCACGGTCCACGTGGTCCGGCCGGACGGCTCCGCGCCCACCGTGATCTACCGGCACCGGGAGTCGGCCGGCGTCGGCGACCTGTCCCGCGACGGAACGCTCGTGGCCGTGGAGCACACCGAGCACGGCGACGCGATGCACTCCTCCCTGCGCGTCCTGACCCTCGACGGGAGCACCGTCGCCGAGCTGGACGACTCCGCCGGCGGGACGAAGGAGCTGGGCCTGGAGGTCCTCGGCTTCGCGCCGGTCGTCGGCGACACCCGGCTGCTCGTCGGCCACCAGCGGCGCGGCCGCTGGGAGCCGATGATCTGGGACGTGGCAACCGGCGCCGAGGAGGAGCTCGCGATCGAGCTGCCGGGCGACGTGAGCGCCGAGTGGTACCCGGACGGTTCCGCCCTGCTGGTCGCGCACAGCTTCGAGGCGCGCAGCGAGCTGTGGCGCTACGACCTGGCCGCCGGCGAGCTCGTACGCGTGGACACGCCGCCGGGGTCGGTGTCGGGAGCCACCGCGCGCCCCGACGGGACGGTGGAGTACCTGTGGTCCTCGGCGGCCGAGCCCTCGACGGTACGGTCCACCGCGGGCGGGGTCGTACTGGACCCGCCCGGCTTCCGGGCGCCCGGTTCGCTGCCGGTCCAGGACGTATGGGTCGAGGGCCCGGGCGGGCGGATCCACGCGCTCGCGCAGCGGCCGGCGGGCCACGGCGAGGGCCCCTTCCCGACGATCTTCGAGATCCACGGCGGACCGACCTGGCACGACAGCGACTCCTTCGCGTCGACCCCGGCGGCCTGGCTGGACCACGGCTTCGCCGTGGTGCGGGTCAACTACCGCGGCTCGACGGGCTACGGCCGCGAGTGGACCGACGCGCTCAAGCACCGGGTCGGGCTGATCGAGCTGGAGGACATCGAGGCGGTCCGCGCGTGGGCGGTCTCCTCCGGTCTCGCGGATCCGGCGCGCCTGGTGCTGTCGGGCGGGTCCTGGGGCGGGTACCTGGCCCTGCTGGGCCTGGGTACGCAGCCGGACGCCTGGGCCGTGGGGCTGGCCGCCGTACCGGTCGCGGACTACGTGACGGCCTACCACGACGAGATGGAGGCCCTGAAGGCCCTGGACCGCACCCTCTTCGGCGGCACGCCGGAGGAGGTCCCGGAGCGCTTCGAGGCGTCCTCGCCGCTGACGTACGTGGACGCCGTGAAGGCGCCCGTGCACATCGCGGCGGGGGTGAACGACCCGCGCTGCCCGATCCGCCAGATCGACAACTACGTGGACCGGCTCGCGGCGCGCGGGGCGGTGCACGAGGTGTACCGCTACGACGCCGGGCACGGCTCGCTGGTGGTGGAGGAGCGGATCAAGCAGGTGCGGATGGAGCTGGAGTTCGCGCTGAAGCACCTGCCGCACTGA
- a CDS encoding HD domain-containing protein, with the protein MKTWILDTASARAAHEIASEYADTTLLNHSVRSYAFAAQHAQQHGLAYDAELLYVSALLHDLGLTAPFDSHTLPFEEAGGHVARVLTAGLGWPAARRARAEEIIVLHMRDDVSAAEDVESHLLQVGTSADVSGLGLASFDPAFTADLLAAYPRGDFGAAFLALVEDQAVRKPDCAAAAYVAGGAATRIAANPLDRPQA; encoded by the coding sequence ATGAAAACGTGGATTCTTGACACCGCATCGGCCCGCGCCGCCCACGAGATCGCCTCGGAATACGCGGACACCACGCTGCTGAACCATTCGGTCCGCTCCTACGCCTTCGCAGCCCAGCACGCGCAGCAGCACGGGCTGGCGTACGACGCGGAACTCCTCTACGTCAGCGCCCTGCTGCACGACCTGGGCCTGACCGCGCCCTTCGACAGCCACACCCTTCCCTTCGAGGAGGCGGGCGGGCACGTCGCGCGCGTCCTGACGGCGGGCCTGGGCTGGCCGGCGGCCCGCCGGGCGCGCGCCGAAGAAATCATCGTCCTGCACATGCGGGACGACGTGAGCGCGGCCGAGGACGTGGAGAGCCACCTGCTGCAGGTCGGCACCAGCGCGGACGTCTCGGGCCTGGGCCTCGCCTCCTTCGATCCCGCCTTCACCGCCGACCTCCTCGCCGCGTACCCGCGGGGCGACTTCGGCGCCGCGTTCCTGGCCCTCGTCGAGGACCAGGCCGTGCGCAAGCCGGACTGCGCGGCCGCCGCGTACGTGGCCGGCGGCGCGGCCACCCGTATCGCGGCCAACCCGCTGGACCGGCCGCAGGCGTAG
- the codA gene encoding cytosine deaminase encodes MRMIVRGARLLHTHGLCDVEVAEDGRIARVVPYDDQKEPPATGILIEAHGGLLSAPFVEPHIHLDTALTAGEPRPNASGTLWEGIACWSERKQTLTREDVIARATEVLRWQAAHGVLHVRTHCDITDPDLTALDALLEVRDRVRDFMTLQIVAFPQEGIVSFPGGEGLLREAVARGADVVGAIPHFEDTREDGVASLHTAFALAEEHGLRVDAHCDEIDDEQSRFVEVLATLALRSGLRGRATASHTTAMGSYNGSYSYKLQRLLSRSGINLVSNPFANLGLQGRFDAYPKRRGLTQVKEMLAAGVNVAFGHDDVMDPWNPLGTANPLQTALVGLYAAQLTGGDEVPLAFSMVTERAARVLGLAETEYGITAGAPASFVLLPAPSPEEAIRRQVRPRYVVSRGTVLAETPPAPTRLNWPGEPPSEVDFGRRLR; translated from the coding sequence ATGCGGATGATCGTCCGGGGCGCCCGGCTGCTGCACACCCACGGCCTGTGCGACGTCGAGGTCGCGGAGGATGGCCGCATCGCGCGGGTGGTCCCGTACGACGACCAGAAGGAACCACCCGCCACCGGCATCCTCATCGAGGCCCACGGCGGCCTGCTCAGCGCCCCCTTCGTCGAGCCCCACATCCACCTGGACACGGCCCTGACCGCCGGGGAGCCGCGCCCCAACGCCTCCGGCACCCTCTGGGAGGGCATCGCCTGCTGGAGCGAGCGCAAGCAGACCCTGACCCGCGAGGACGTGATCGCGCGGGCCACCGAGGTGCTGCGCTGGCAGGCCGCCCACGGGGTCCTGCACGTGCGGACCCACTGCGACATCACCGACCCGGACCTCACCGCGCTCGACGCGCTGCTCGAGGTCCGCGACCGGGTGCGGGACTTCATGACCCTGCAGATCGTGGCCTTCCCGCAGGAGGGCATCGTCTCCTTCCCCGGCGGCGAGGGACTGCTGCGCGAGGCCGTGGCCCGCGGCGCGGACGTCGTGGGCGCGATCCCGCACTTCGAGGACACCCGCGAGGACGGCGTGGCCTCGCTGCACACCGCCTTCGCGCTGGCCGAGGAACACGGCCTGCGGGTCGACGCGCACTGCGACGAGATCGACGACGAGCAGTCGCGCTTCGTGGAGGTGCTGGCCACCCTGGCCCTGCGCTCGGGGCTGCGCGGCCGTGCCACGGCCTCGCACACCACGGCCATGGGCTCCTACAACGGCTCCTACAGCTACAAACTGCAGCGGCTGCTCTCCCGCTCCGGCATCAACCTCGTCTCCAACCCCTTCGCCAACCTGGGCCTCCAGGGCCGCTTCGACGCCTATCCCAAGCGCCGCGGCCTCACCCAGGTCAAGGAGATGCTGGCGGCCGGGGTCAATGTCGCCTTCGGCCACGACGACGTGATGGACCCCTGGAACCCGCTCGGCACCGCCAACCCCCTGCAGACCGCCCTCGTCGGGCTGTACGCCGCCCAGCTCACCGGCGGCGACGAGGTTCCGCTGGCCTTCTCGATGGTGACGGAGCGCGCGGCGCGGGTGCTCGGCCTCGCGGAGACGGAGTACGGCATCACCGCGGGCGCCCCCGCCTCCTTCGTCCTGCTCCCGGCCCCGTCGCCCGAGGAGGCGATCCGCCGCCAGGTCCGCCCGCGGTACGTCGTCTCGCGCGGGACCGTCCTCGCCGAGACCCCGCCCGCCCCGACCCGGCTCAACTGGCCGGGGGAGCCCCCGTCCGAGGTCGACTTCGGCCGCCGCCTACGCTGA
- the recR gene encoding recombination mediator RecR: MYEGVVQDLIDELGRLPGVGPKSAQRIAFHILQAEPTDVRRLAHALLEVKDKVRFCAVCGNVAQEERCGICRDPRRDTTVICVVEEPKDVVAIERTREFRGKYHVLGGAISPIEGVGPDDLRIRELLARLADGAVTELILATDPNLEGEATATYLARMIKPMGLKVTRLASGLPVGGDLEYADEVTLGRAFEGRRLLDV, from the coding sequence TTGTACGAAGGCGTGGTTCAGGACCTGATCGACGAACTGGGCAGGCTGCCCGGCGTCGGGCCCAAGAGCGCGCAGCGGATCGCCTTCCACATCCTGCAGGCCGAGCCCACCGACGTCCGCCGCCTCGCGCACGCGCTGCTGGAGGTCAAGGACAAGGTCCGGTTCTGCGCGGTGTGCGGGAATGTGGCGCAGGAGGAGCGGTGCGGCATCTGCCGTGATCCGCGCAGGGACACCACGGTCATCTGCGTCGTGGAGGAGCCGAAGGACGTCGTCGCCATCGAGCGGACGCGCGAGTTCCGGGGCAAGTACCACGTCCTCGGCGGCGCGATCAGTCCCATCGAGGGCGTCGGCCCGGACGACCTGCGCATCCGCGAGCTGCTGGCGCGGCTGGCGGACGGTGCGGTGACCGAGCTGATCCTGGCCACCGACCCGAACCTGGAGGGCGAGGCGACCGCCACCTACCTCGCCCGCATGATCAAGCCCATGGGCCTGAAGGTCACCCGCCTGGCCAGCGGGCTCCCCGTCGGGGGAGATCTGGAGTATGCGGACGAGGTCACGCTCGGGCGGGCCTTTGAAGGAAGGCGACTTCTCGATGTCTGA